The Agromyces marinus genome window below encodes:
- a CDS encoding 5-oxoprolinase subunit C family protein — MTRLRVDATAGAVLVQDLGRPGFAHLGVATSGALDRGALALANRLVGNPDGAAGFEVVLGGLAFTPDADLWFAVTGAFGPVLAGGRRVGAYRAVRARAGEPVEIGTAERGLRYLVAVRGGVDEPAVLGSRSRDTLSGLGPEPVVAGRVLAVGAEPAASVPLLDDDAAYPPPAGPVALGLLPGPRADWVTDAALASLHESRWRVSASADRVGARLEGPSLERRITRELVSEPTVAGAIQVTGAGVPTVLLADRPVTGGYPVVAIVDPASLDRLAQVRPGQEVRFRHA; from the coding sequence ATGACCCGCCTGCGTGTGGACGCGACTGCCGGCGCTGTGCTCGTCCAGGACCTCGGCCGCCCGGGATTCGCCCACCTCGGCGTCGCGACCTCCGGAGCCCTCGACCGTGGCGCGCTCGCGCTCGCCAACCGACTCGTCGGCAACCCCGACGGTGCGGCCGGGTTCGAGGTCGTGCTCGGCGGGCTCGCGTTCACGCCCGACGCCGACCTGTGGTTCGCGGTCACCGGCGCCTTCGGCCCCGTGCTCGCCGGCGGACGCCGGGTGGGCGCCTACCGCGCCGTCCGCGCCCGTGCGGGCGAGCCGGTCGAGATCGGCACCGCCGAACGCGGCCTGCGCTACCTCGTCGCGGTCCGCGGCGGTGTCGACGAGCCCGCCGTGCTCGGTTCGCGCAGTCGCGACACCCTCTCCGGGCTCGGCCCTGAGCCGGTCGTCGCCGGGCGCGTGCTGGCCGTCGGCGCCGAGCCCGCGGCATCCGTCCCCCTGCTCGACGACGACGCGGCGTACCCGCCGCCCGCTGGGCCGGTCGCGCTCGGGCTGCTGCCCGGGCCCCGTGCGGACTGGGTGACGGATGCCGCGCTCGCGAGCCTGCACGAGTCGCGCTGGCGCGTCTCGGCGTCGGCCGACCGGGTCGGCGCGCGGCTCGAGGGGCCGAGCCTGGAGCGACGCATCACCCGCGAGCTCGTGAGCGAGCCGACCGTCGCCGGGGCGATCCAGGTGACCGGGGCCGGTGTGCCGACCGTGCTGCTCGCGGATCGGCCCGTGACCGGCGGGTACCCGGTCGTCGCCATCGTCGACCCGGCGTCGCTCGACCGGCTGGCGCAGGTGCGGCCGGGCCAGGAGGTCCGGTTCCGCCACGCGTGA
- a CDS encoding 5-oxoprolinase subunit B family protein, with product MTGSPPHLLPSGRSALLVECDDLPAVLALHDALVRTAPEGLVELVPAARTLLVALDPDVLPLESAANWVRRVAREVGADAAGRAFDAAGTDAGPDGDEVVLAVDYRGDDLHALAATLDVSAEHLVARHTSARWRVAFIGFAPGFGYLVAEDWPFDVPRLDVARTRVPAGAVGLAGAFSGAYPRESPGGWQLIGRTEAILWDATADRPALLVPGRRVRFEPDAPR from the coding sequence ATGACCGGCTCGCCTCCACACCTGCTGCCGTCGGGGCGGTCGGCGCTCCTCGTCGAATGCGACGACCTGCCCGCCGTGCTCGCACTGCACGACGCACTCGTCCGGACGGCGCCCGAGGGGCTCGTCGAACTCGTCCCGGCCGCGCGCACGCTGCTCGTCGCCCTCGATCCCGACGTGCTGCCGCTCGAGAGCGCGGCGAACTGGGTGCGCCGCGTCGCGCGCGAGGTCGGGGCGGATGCCGCCGGCCGCGCGTTCGACGCCGCAGGAACCGATGCGGGGCCCGACGGAGATGAGGTCGTGCTCGCCGTCGACTATCGCGGCGACGACCTGCACGCGCTCGCCGCAACCCTCGACGTGAGCGCCGAGCACCTGGTGGCCCGGCACACGTCGGCCCGCTGGCGCGTCGCGTTCATCGGGTTCGCGCCCGGCTTCGGCTACCTCGTCGCCGAGGACTGGCCGTTCGACGTGCCGCGACTCGACGTCGCCCGCACCCGCGTCCCGGCAGGCGCCGTCGGCCTCGCCGGCGCGTTCTCGGGGGCGTACCCGCGCGAGAGCCCGGGCGGCTGGCAGCTCATCGGCCGCACCGAGGCGATCCTCTGGGACGCGACCGCCGACCGGCCCGCGCTGCTGGTGCCCGGGCGCCGCGTGCGGTTCGAGCCGGATGCGCCGCGATGA
- a CDS encoding LamB/YcsF family protein yields MQRGIDLNADLGESFGAWRLGDDAAMFALVSSANVACGFHAGDPRAMRASADRAVRHGVALGAHPGYRDLAGFGRRALDVAADELAAEVLYQVGALEAIARAAGTHVRYVKAHGALYHRLAADAAAAASVIDALTAGASGLVVLGPPSGELERAAAAGGIRYAREAFIDRGYLADGRLVPRDHPDALVHDAGRAADRALELVETGGIAAVDGTRVDLRPDSLCLHGDTPGAVDLARAVRAALDRAGHDVRSFA; encoded by the coding sequence ATGCAGCGTGGGATCGACCTGAACGCCGACCTCGGCGAGTCCTTCGGGGCGTGGCGGCTCGGCGACGACGCGGCGATGTTCGCGCTCGTCTCCAGCGCGAACGTCGCGTGCGGGTTCCACGCCGGCGACCCGCGCGCGATGCGGGCGAGCGCCGACCGCGCGGTCCGTCACGGGGTCGCGCTCGGCGCCCACCCCGGCTACCGCGATCTCGCCGGCTTCGGCCGTCGCGCGCTCGACGTCGCCGCCGACGAGCTCGCGGCCGAGGTGCTCTACCAGGTCGGTGCACTCGAGGCGATCGCCCGGGCGGCGGGCACGCACGTGCGCTACGTCAAGGCGCACGGTGCGCTCTACCACCGGCTCGCCGCCGACGCGGCCGCCGCGGCGAGCGTGATCGATGCGCTCACCGCAGGCGCCTCCGGTCTCGTCGTGCTCGGGCCGCCGTCGGGCGAGCTCGAACGTGCAGCGGCGGCCGGCGGCATCCGCTACGCCAGGGAGGCGTTCATCGACCGGGGGTACCTCGCCGACGGCCGGCTCGTCCCGCGCGACCACCCCGACGCGCTCGTGCACGACGCCGGGCGGGCAGCCGATCGCGCGCTCGAACTCGTCGAGACCGGCGGCATCGCCGCCGTCGACGGCACGCGGGTCGACCTCCGGCCGGACTCGCTGTGCCTGCACGGGGACACCCCGGGCGCGGTCGACCTCGCGCGTGCCGTCCGCGCGGCACTCGATCGGGCGGGCCACGATGTCCGGTCGTTCGCATGA
- a CDS encoding PQQ-dependent sugar dehydrogenase → MRSRARRIRVVAAAAAAMIVAPLAACAGPEADGPVVNPPSTSATPPPSPGASVPPPALRPAGGPETLATGLDAPWSILRVPGGGVLVSERDAGRIVEVLPGGSLREVAVLPDVVPGGEGGLLGLAFVPGDGDAEASVLAYFSTREDNRIVRMTLTGDPGSLSLGTPRVVLEGIPRGGRHNGGRLAVGPDGWVYATTGDAGQVALSQDPASLAGKILRMTPDGEPAPGNPFGTLVWSLGHRNPQGIAWDAAGGMWASEFGQSTWDELNRIEPGGNYGWPEVEGRADDPRFLDPAVQWPTSEASPSGLAVVGDTIVLAALRGERLWFASPALTSPTEVEDAFAGEHGRFRDVVPGPDGDLWAITGNTDGRGMPREGDDRLVSVPLTTGR, encoded by the coding sequence ATGCGCTCGCGGGCACGGAGGATCAGGGTCGTCGCGGCTGCGGCGGCCGCGATGATCGTGGCGCCGCTCGCGGCCTGCGCCGGCCCGGAAGCGGATGGCCCGGTCGTGAATCCGCCCTCGACCTCGGCGACCCCGCCGCCGTCGCCGGGCGCATCCGTGCCGCCGCCCGCCCTCCGCCCGGCCGGCGGACCCGAGACGCTCGCGACCGGACTCGACGCACCGTGGTCGATCCTTCGCGTGCCGGGCGGCGGCGTGCTCGTGAGCGAACGAGACGCCGGTCGCATCGTCGAGGTGCTGCCCGGCGGCAGCCTTCGGGAGGTGGCCGTGCTGCCGGACGTCGTACCCGGCGGCGAGGGCGGGCTGCTCGGGCTCGCGTTCGTTCCCGGCGACGGCGACGCCGAGGCATCCGTCCTCGCGTACTTCTCGACCCGGGAGGACAACCGCATCGTGCGCATGACGCTCACCGGCGACCCCGGCTCGCTCTCGCTCGGCACGCCTCGCGTGGTCCTCGAGGGCATCCCGCGCGGCGGGCGGCACAACGGGGGGCGGCTGGCAGTCGGCCCCGACGGCTGGGTGTACGCGACCACGGGCGACGCGGGGCAGGTCGCGCTCTCGCAGGATCCGGCCTCGCTCGCGGGGAAGATCCTGCGGATGACGCCGGACGGCGAGCCGGCGCCCGGCAACCCGTTCGGCACGCTCGTGTGGAGTCTCGGGCACCGCAACCCGCAGGGCATCGCGTGGGATGCCGCGGGCGGCATGTGGGCGTCGGAGTTCGGGCAGAGCACGTGGGACGAACTCAACCGGATCGAGCCCGGCGGCAACTACGGCTGGCCCGAGGTCGAGGGCCGCGCCGACGATCCGCGGTTCCTCGACCCGGCCGTGCAGTGGCCGACCTCGGAGGCGAGCCCGAGCGGGCTCGCGGTCGTCGGCGACACGATCGTGCTCGCGGCGCTCCGCGGCGAGCGCCTGTGGTTCGCCTCCCCCGCACTCACGTCGCCGACCGAGGTGGAGGACGCGTTCGCGGGCGAACACGGCCGGTTCCGCGACGTGGTCCCCGGGCCGGACGGCGACCTCTGGGCGATCACGGGCAACACCGACGGGCGCGGGATGCCGCGCGAGGGCGACGACCGGCTCGTGAGCGTGCCGCTGACCACCGGGCGCTGA
- a CDS encoding SprT-like domain-containing protein → MADLGRVRVWADALIALHLDPAVWTFAFDNAKKRAGLCNYTAHRISVSRYLAARYDDDEIHQILLHEVAHAMAGPRAGHGPRWARIAAEIGYVGRRTHDGAVADELAPWVGRCPAGHEHYRYREPARPLSCGLCRRGFDRRNLIEWRRREITAAMRRAAASAAAG, encoded by the coding sequence ATGGCGGATCTCGGGAGGGTTCGGGTCTGGGCCGACGCGCTCATCGCCCTGCACCTGGACCCGGCCGTGTGGACGTTCGCGTTCGACAACGCCAAGAAGCGCGCGGGCCTGTGCAACTACACCGCGCACCGCATCTCGGTCTCGCGGTACCTCGCCGCGCGCTACGACGACGACGAGATCCACCAGATCCTGCTGCACGAGGTCGCGCACGCCATGGCGGGCCCGCGTGCGGGCCACGGCCCGAGATGGGCGCGCATCGCGGCCGAGATCGGCTACGTCGGCCGGCGCACGCACGACGGCGCGGTCGCGGACGAGCTCGCCCCGTGGGTCGGACGCTGCCCGGCCGGCCACGAGCACTACCGCTACCGCGAACCCGCGCGGCCGCTCAGCTGCGGCCTCTGCCGACGAGGGTTCGACCGGCGGAACCTGATCGAGTGGCGTCGGAGGGAGATCACCGCGGCGATGCGCCGCGCAGCGGCGAGCGCGGCCGCGGGGTGA
- a CDS encoding CGNR zinc finger domain-containing protein: MPVSTVSIPVGQWFTDDSGRWWFDSGSFALDFAYTGGVPVAAAPERLHSPDDLTGWMRERFPMPVVPARSRDLFDATALRDAIARLALAAGRGGRPAPADIDVVNLYAATPDIPPALPGGSRQAGRSVLSVGQSLSTIARDAVDCFGEANHGRVRICAGGCGIVYLDTSRAASRRWCTMQRCGNRAKVRAHRARKAGKAANAVKAPLSAA, encoded by the coding sequence GTGCCCGTCTCGACCGTCTCGATCCCCGTCGGCCAGTGGTTCACCGACGACAGCGGCCGGTGGTGGTTCGACTCCGGTTCGTTCGCGCTCGACTTCGCCTACACCGGGGGTGTGCCCGTCGCCGCGGCGCCCGAGCGCCTCCACTCGCCCGACGACCTGACCGGGTGGATGCGCGAGCGCTTCCCCATGCCGGTCGTGCCCGCGCGCTCGCGCGACCTCTTCGACGCGACCGCGCTGCGCGACGCGATCGCACGCCTCGCACTTGCGGCGGGCCGGGGCGGGCGGCCCGCCCCGGCCGACATCGACGTCGTGAACCTGTACGCGGCGACGCCCGACATCCCCCCGGCCCTCCCGGGCGGCTCGCGGCAGGCCGGACGCTCGGTGCTCTCGGTGGGCCAGTCGCTCTCGACCATCGCGCGCGACGCGGTCGACTGCTTCGGCGAGGCGAACCACGGCCGGGTGCGCATCTGCGCGGGCGGGTGCGGGATCGTCTACCTCGACACGTCGCGTGCCGCGAGCCGCCGCTGGTGCACCATGCAACGGTGCGGCAACCGCGCGAAGGTCCGCGCGCACCGCGCCCGCAAGGCCGGGAAGGCCGCGAACGCGGTGAAGGCCCCGCTCAGCGCGGCGTGA
- a CDS encoding 2-phosphosulfolactate phosphatase translates to MSEQSPAAPAAQQRYQVRFDVGVDGARRVAEGADVLVWADQTRADASGPAIPADVLVLAPRVVEAGLADAAAVAAWILDEQERLGRRAYVAIVAAGRADAGFAADDVLAAGAVVDALTGLGIDDTSPEAAVACAAFAGLRRAVAHLATASVEGREAASAGVDPAALRRAAQHDATATARVLTPR, encoded by the coding sequence GTGAGCGAGCAGAGCCCCGCGGCACCGGCCGCGCAGCAGCGGTACCAGGTCCGGTTCGATGTCGGCGTCGACGGCGCGCGACGCGTCGCCGAGGGTGCCGACGTGCTCGTGTGGGCCGATCAGACGCGAGCGGATGCCTCCGGCCCGGCAATTCCCGCGGACGTGCTCGTGCTCGCTCCGAGGGTCGTCGAGGCGGGACTGGCCGACGCCGCCGCGGTCGCGGCGTGGATCCTCGACGAGCAGGAACGCCTCGGTCGGCGCGCGTACGTCGCGATCGTCGCCGCGGGCCGCGCGGACGCCGGGTTCGCGGCGGACGACGTGCTCGCGGCCGGCGCCGTGGTCGACGCGTTGACCGGACTCGGCATCGACGACACGTCGCCCGAGGCCGCGGTCGCGTGTGCGGCCTTCGCCGGCCTCCGCCGTGCCGTGGCGCACCTGGCGACCGCGTCGGTCGAGGGTCGCGAAGCCGCGTCGGCGGGCGTCGATCCCGCGGCGCTCCGCCGGGCGGCGCAGCACGATGCCACCGCGACGGCGCGGGTGCTCACGCCGCGCTGA
- a CDS encoding SDR family NAD(P)-dependent oxidoreductase: MTSHVDARPVTIITGGGRGIGRAIAERLAADGHDLLLTYRERAGDVEAVASGCRDAGARVEILQFDLADLDAAAEVVPEAVRRFGRVTGLVNNAGITGLIGPFLDGSIEESELVFRINVLAPMVLCRSAIAHMATDRGGQGGAIVNISSGAATHGAANTYIPYAASKAALNTMSMGLAKEFGPVGVRVNTVSPGTTRTEIHAAAGRPNAPDERAGNIPMRRPGEPHEIAGAVAYLLSPDASYTSGADILVTGGK, from the coding sequence ATGACCTCGCATGTCGACGCCCGACCCGTCACGATCATCACGGGCGGCGGCCGCGGCATCGGCCGCGCCATCGCCGAACGGCTCGCGGCCGACGGCCACGACCTGCTGCTGACCTACCGCGAGCGGGCAGGCGACGTCGAGGCCGTGGCGAGCGGATGCCGCGACGCGGGCGCCCGCGTCGAGATCCTGCAGTTCGACCTCGCCGACCTCGACGCGGCGGCGGAGGTCGTGCCCGAGGCCGTGCGCCGATTCGGGCGGGTCACCGGGCTCGTGAACAACGCGGGCATCACGGGCCTCATCGGGCCGTTCCTCGACGGGTCGATCGAGGAGTCCGAGCTCGTGTTCCGCATCAACGTGCTCGCGCCCATGGTCCTGTGCCGCTCGGCGATCGCGCACATGGCGACCGACCGCGGCGGGCAGGGCGGGGCGATCGTGAACATCTCCTCGGGCGCGGCCACGCACGGCGCAGCGAACACCTACATCCCCTACGCGGCGAGCAAGGCCGCCCTGAACACGATGTCGATGGGGCTCGCGAAGGAGTTCGGCCCCGTCGGCGTGCGCGTGAACACCGTCTCCCCCGGCACGACCCGCACCGAGATCCACGCCGCCGCCGGCCGCCCGAACGCGCCCGACGAACGCGCCGGGAACATCCCGATGCGCCGCCCCGGCGAGCCGCACGAGATCGCCGGCGCGGTCGCCTACCTGCTCTCGCCCGACGCGTCGTACACCTCGGGGGCCGACATCCTCGTCACGGGCGGCAAGTAG
- a CDS encoding DUF1684 domain-containing protein: MFGLYAGVRHLSVHDPSKGHELWRSGRDELFAGHPQSPLLPDDRARFTGLDVALYDPDWRFELEVRRPAEPQRMVVDSSTDGPIPFSLAGTVRIPYLGTLDVWRLTSYGGGLFLPVKDGLAGAPGGAYGGGRYVLDTAKGADLGSDGDDSLVVDFNFAYNPSCAYDASWSCPLAPEGNTVRAEIPVGERMPR, from the coding sequence ATGTTCGGGCTCTACGCGGGCGTACGCCACCTCAGCGTGCACGACCCGTCGAAGGGGCACGAGCTCTGGCGGTCCGGGCGCGACGAGCTCTTCGCCGGGCATCCGCAGTCGCCGCTGCTGCCCGACGACCGGGCCCGGTTCACCGGCCTCGACGTGGCGCTGTACGACCCCGACTGGCGGTTCGAGCTCGAGGTGCGCCGGCCGGCCGAGCCGCAGCGGATGGTCGTCGACTCGTCGACCGACGGCCCGATCCCGTTCTCGCTCGCCGGAACGGTGCGCATCCCCTACCTCGGCACGCTCGACGTGTGGCGGCTCACCTCGTACGGAGGCGGGCTGTTCCTCCCCGTGAAGGACGGCCTGGCCGGGGCGCCCGGCGGCGCCTACGGCGGCGGCAGGTACGTGCTCGACACGGCGAAGGGCGCCGACCTGGGTTCGGACGGCGACGACAGCCTCGTGGTCGACTTCAACTTCGCGTACAACCCGTCGTGCGCGTACGACGCGTCGTGGTCGTGCCCGCTGGCTCCCGAGGGGAACACCGTTCGCGCCGAGATCCCCGTCGGCGAGCGGATGCCGCGCTGA
- a CDS encoding DEAD/DEAH box helicase, producing the protein MSETTFGTLGVPAPLVAALAADGKTTPTPIQADSLPDTLAGRDVLGRGKTGSGKTIAFAVPMVARLGTSLAGGKRRAGRPLGLILAPTRELVTQIARTFEPLADAYGLKVTTIFGGINQKRQVDALRAGVDIVVAAPGRLEDLMKQGFVHLDAVEITVLDEADHMADLGFLPVVTRILDKTPRGGQRLLFSATLDNGVDKLVKRYLENEVLHSVDEANSPVAAMTHHVFLTDDADTKFELVRTLASGTGRRILFMRTKHHAKKLAKKLTAAGIPAVDLHGNLSQPQRDRNLAAFGDGSVKVMVATDVAARGVHVDDIELVVHVDPPMEHKAYLHRSGRTARAGSEGDVVTIALPGQMDDLGKLLRRAEIRVTPQQVTPASPSVTALVGQVAAYVKPEAMPVTAQGGGRSQGANAQRKRAAREDRAAAGTQPTGQGRRGRGRSGQSDVAPAAPRRDRSGRPTETKAHAPKQGSGQSRGTQTTGAQRASSARSSQKQPLRVGSLVSPNRSARTNRRAQG; encoded by the coding sequence TTGTCCGAGACCACTTTCGGCACGCTCGGCGTGCCCGCCCCCCTCGTCGCCGCCCTCGCGGCCGACGGCAAGACCACCCCGACCCCGATCCAGGCCGACTCGCTGCCCGACACGCTCGCCGGGCGCGACGTGCTCGGCCGCGGCAAGACCGGATCGGGCAAGACGATCGCGTTCGCCGTGCCCATGGTCGCGCGCCTCGGCACGTCGCTCGCGGGCGGCAAGCGCCGCGCGGGCCGCCCGCTCGGCCTCATCCTGGCGCCGACCCGCGAACTGGTGACCCAGATCGCTCGCACGTTCGAGCCGCTCGCCGACGCCTACGGCCTGAAGGTCACGACGATCTTCGGCGGCATCAACCAGAAGCGCCAGGTCGACGCGCTCCGCGCCGGCGTCGACATCGTCGTGGCGGCCCCTGGTCGCCTCGAGGACCTCATGAAGCAGGGCTTCGTGCACCTCGACGCGGTCGAGATCACCGTGCTCGACGAGGCAGACCACATGGCCGACCTCGGGTTCCTCCCCGTCGTGACCCGAATCCTCGACAAGACCCCGCGCGGCGGGCAGCGCCTGCTGTTCTCCGCGACCCTCGACAACGGGGTCGACAAGCTCGTCAAGCGCTACCTCGAGAACGAGGTGCTGCACTCGGTCGACGAGGCCAACTCGCCGGTCGCCGCGATGACCCACCACGTCTTCCTCACCGACGACGCCGACACGAAGTTCGAGCTCGTGCGGACCCTCGCGAGCGGAACCGGCCGCCGCATCCTGTTCATGCGCACCAAGCACCACGCGAAGAAGCTCGCGAAGAAGCTGACCGCCGCGGGCATCCCCGCCGTCGACCTGCACGGCAACCTGTCGCAGCCGCAGCGCGACCGGAACCTCGCCGCGTTCGGCGACGGGTCGGTCAAGGTCATGGTCGCGACGGATGTCGCCGCCCGCGGCGTGCACGTCGACGACATCGAGCTCGTGGTCCACGTGGACCCGCCGATGGAGCACAAGGCGTACCTGCACCGGTCGGGTCGCACCGCACGCGCGGGCAGCGAGGGTGACGTCGTCACGATCGCGCTCCCCGGCCAGATGGACGACCTCGGCAAGCTGCTCCGCAGGGCCGAGATCCGGGTCACGCCGCAGCAGGTGACGCCCGCCTCGCCGTCGGTGACCGCGCTCGTCGGGCAGGTCGCCGCGTACGTCAAGCCCGAGGCCATGCCCGTGACCGCGCAGGGCGGCGGTCGCTCGCAGGGCGCGAACGCGCAGCGCAAGCGCGCCGCCCGCGAGGATCGCGCCGCGGCAGGCACCCAGCCCACCGGCCAGGGGCGCCGCGGGCGCGGCCGCAGCGGCCAGTCGGATGTCGCCCCCGCGGCACCGCGCCGGGACCGTTCGGGCCGCCCGACGGAGACGAAGGCGCACGCGCCGAAGCAGGGTTCGGGTCAGTCCCGCGGCACGCAGACGACGGGCGCGCAGCGCGCGTCATCCGCTCGGTCCTCGCAGAAGCAGCCCCTGCGCGTCGGGAGCCTGGTCTCGCCGAACCGCAGCGCACGCACCAACCGGCGCGCGCAGGGCTGA
- a CDS encoding GNAT family N-acetyltransferase: protein MSTEVVAEVVIRPVRDSDAEALGRVHAQCWHEDYDELVSAATLANLSPRRMAELWTHWLSQGDDLTHVAALVDGEIVGFAGAGPARDADAPRERELYFIHLLDAHHGKGIGQKLFDAAVGDASVYLWVPSTNDYAIHFYDRNGFTADGVSHDEPFLGATIHEVRMVR, encoded by the coding sequence ATGAGCACCGAAGTCGTTGCCGAAGTCGTCATCCGTCCCGTCCGCGATTCCGATGCCGAGGCCCTGGGCAGGGTCCACGCCCAGTGCTGGCACGAGGACTACGACGAGCTCGTCAGCGCCGCGACGCTCGCGAACCTCTCGCCGCGGCGCATGGCCGAACTCTGGACGCACTGGCTGAGCCAGGGCGACGACCTCACGCATGTCGCGGCACTCGTCGACGGCGAGATCGTCGGGTTCGCCGGCGCCGGTCCGGCTCGCGACGCCGACGCGCCGCGCGAGCGCGAGCTGTACTTCATCCACCTGCTCGACGCGCACCACGGAAAGGGCATCGGCCAGAAGCTGTTCGACGCCGCCGTCGGCGACGCCTCGGTGTACCTCTGGGTGCCCTCGACCAACGACTACGCGATCCACTTCTACGACCGCAACGGCTTCACCGCCGACGGCGTGTCGCACGACGAGCCGTTCCTCGGCGCGACCATCCACGAGGTGCGGATGGTGCGCTGA